A single genomic interval of Picosynechococcus sp. PCC 7003 harbors:
- a CDS encoding nucleotidyltransferase family protein — protein sequence MTITRKNLSLSVGNFMKPEILKQSFVLSSLAKYHNQLEKFGVKSLALFGSTARDEATIDSDLDFLVEFDTELTFDIYMDLKFFLEELFNRKVDLVIKEDLKPQIRENILKQVIYVP from the coding sequence ATGACAATTACAAGAAAAAATTTGTCGCTGTCAGTAGGTAATTTTATGAAGCCCGAAATACTTAAGCAAAGTTTTGTCCTTTCGAGCCTTGCAAAATACCATAATCAGCTTGAAAAATTTGGGGTAAAGTCTCTCGCTCTATTTGGTTCTACTGCCCGTGATGAAGCGACTATCGATAGTGATTTAGATTTTTTAGTAGAGTTTGATACTGAACTCACATTTGATATTTACATGGATTTGAAATTTTTTCTTGAGGAACTATTTAACCGCAAAGTAGATCTTGTCATCAAAGAAGATCTCAAACCCCAAATCAGAGAAAATATCCTTAAACAAGTGATTTATGTCCCGTAG
- the uvrA gene encoding excinuclease ABC subunit UvrA, giving the protein MSKSDQIRIRGARQHNLKNVDLDLPRNQLIVFTGVSGSGKSSLAFDTIFAEGQRRYVESLSAYARQFLGQLDKPDVDAIEGLSPAISIDQKSTSHNPRSTVGTVTEIADYLRLLFGRAGEPHCPHCDRPIAPQTIDEMCDRVLALPERTKFQLLSPIVRHQKGTHKKTLSSIAAEGFARVRINGETRELSDNISLNKNHYHTIEIVVDRLVKKEGIQERLVDSLSTCLKHSEGTAIVDLIETGEQIIFSENFACPEHGAVMEELSPRLFSFNSPYGACPACHGLGSHRRFSPDLVIPDPKQPLYAAIAPWSEKENTYYLSLLYNLGQNFGFEIQTPWEKLSKEHQKILLHGTEEPIWFEEESRYGGGKGYYRHYSGILKLLERNYEDTNSDAIKDKLEKYLINQPCEVCQGKRLKPEALSVRLGQYNIDELTSVAIRDCLERVENLELSDRQKLIGELALKEIRARLNFLLDVGLDYLTLDRAAMTLSGGEAQRIRLATQIGAGLTGVLYVLDEPSIGLHQRDNERLLQTLEKLRDLGNTLIVVEHDEDTIRTADHIVDIGPKAGVHGGEIVFQGSFDKFLKNKQSLTSAYLSGRRTIETPPERREGNGGRLRLENCTKNNLKNITVEIPLGKLVSVTGVSGSGKSTLMNELLYPALQHSLNRNVPFPKELGGVKGLKSIDKVIVIDQSPIGRTPRSNPATYTGIFDPIRNLFAETVEAKTRGYKKGRFSFNVKGGRCEACSGQGVNVIEMNFLPDVYVQCEVCKGARYNRETLQVKFKGYSISDVLNMTVEEALGVFENITTAANRLQTLVDVGLGYIRLGQPAPTLSGGEAQRVKLASELSRRATGKTLYLIDEPTTGLSFYDVHHLLNVLQRLVDKGNSVLVIEHNLDVIRCSDWLIDLGPEGGDRGGEIIATGTPEDLIKVKESYTGKFLKPLLTKK; this is encoded by the coding sequence ATGAGCAAATCCGACCAAATCCGCATCCGTGGCGCAAGACAGCACAACTTAAAAAATGTGGATCTCGATTTGCCGCGTAACCAGTTGATTGTGTTTACGGGGGTGTCCGGTTCGGGGAAGTCGTCCTTGGCGTTTGACACGATTTTTGCGGAGGGACAGCGCCGTTATGTAGAATCCCTCAGTGCTTACGCACGGCAGTTTTTAGGGCAGTTGGATAAACCCGATGTGGATGCCATTGAAGGGCTGAGTCCGGCGATCTCCATTGACCAAAAATCCACTTCCCATAACCCCCGTTCCACGGTGGGAACCGTCACGGAAATTGCCGATTATCTGCGGTTACTCTTCGGGCGGGCGGGTGAACCCCACTGTCCCCACTGCGATCGCCCGATTGCGCCCCAGACCATCGATGAGATGTGTGATCGGGTGTTGGCATTGCCGGAGCGCACCAAATTTCAGTTACTTTCCCCCATTGTGCGGCACCAAAAGGGAACCCACAAAAAGACCCTTTCTAGTATTGCCGCCGAAGGGTTTGCACGGGTGAGAATTAATGGCGAAACCCGCGAACTCAGTGACAATATTTCCCTCAATAAAAATCACTATCACACCATCGAAATTGTGGTGGATCGATTGGTGAAAAAAGAGGGCATTCAAGAGCGATTAGTGGATTCTTTAAGCACCTGTTTAAAGCATTCTGAAGGGACGGCGATCGTCGATTTAATTGAGACGGGTGAACAAATTATTTTTTCCGAAAATTTCGCCTGCCCCGAACATGGTGCGGTGATGGAAGAATTATCCCCCCGTTTGTTTTCCTTTAACTCCCCCTATGGCGCTTGTCCCGCCTGTCATGGGTTAGGCAGTCATCGGCGTTTTTCCCCTGATCTCGTGATTCCCGATCCGAAACAACCCCTCTATGCGGCGATCGCCCCTTGGTCAGAAAAGGAAAATACCTACTATTTATCGTTGTTATATAACCTCGGACAAAACTTTGGTTTTGAGATCCAAACTCCGTGGGAAAAACTCAGTAAAGAACACCAAAAAATTTTACTCCACGGCACAGAAGAACCCATTTGGTTTGAGGAAGAATCCCGCTATGGGGGTGGCAAAGGTTACTATCGCCATTATTCCGGCATTTTAAAACTATTAGAACGCAATTATGAAGACACAAATTCCGATGCCATTAAAGATAAACTTGAAAAATATTTAATTAATCAACCCTGCGAAGTCTGTCAAGGAAAACGACTTAAACCCGAAGCTTTGTCGGTGCGTTTAGGACAATATAATATCGATGAATTGACCAGCGTTGCCATTCGGGACTGCCTCGAACGGGTGGAAAATCTAGAGTTAAGCGATCGCCAAAAACTGATCGGCGAATTAGCCCTAAAAGAAATTCGCGCCAGATTAAATTTTTTGCTCGATGTCGGCTTAGATTACCTGACCCTCGACCGTGCCGCTATGACCCTCTCAGGGGGAGAAGCCCAGCGCATTCGCCTTGCCACCCAGATCGGTGCCGGCTTAACAGGGGTTTTATACGTACTCGACGAACCCAGCATCGGGCTACACCAGCGAGATAATGAGCGATTGTTGCAAACCCTAGAAAAATTGCGTGACCTCGGCAATACACTGATCGTCGTAGAACATGACGAGGACACCATTCGCACCGCCGATCACATCGTTGATATTGGGCCAAAAGCAGGGGTGCATGGCGGTGAAATCGTCTTTCAGGGCAGCTTTGACAAATTTCTCAAAAATAAACAATCCCTCACCAGTGCTTATCTCTCCGGCAGACGTACCATCGAAACGCCCCCAGAGCGACGGGAAGGCAACGGCGGCAGATTACGCCTTGAAAATTGCACCAAAAATAACCTCAAAAATATCACCGTAGAAATTCCCCTCGGAAAATTGGTGTCCGTGACTGGGGTGTCCGGTTCCGGCAAATCCACCCTGATGAATGAATTGCTTTATCCGGCGTTGCAACATAGCCTGAATCGGAATGTGCCTTTTCCAAAGGAGTTGGGCGGTGTCAAAGGGTTAAAGTCCATTGATAAAGTGATCGTCATTGATCAATCGCCAATTGGTAGAACCCCCCGCTCGAATCCCGCCACATACACCGGAATTTTTGACCCCATTCGGAATCTATTTGCCGAAACGGTGGAAGCGAAAACGAGAGGTTACAAAAAAGGGCGATTTTCCTTCAACGTAAAAGGGGGACGTTGCGAGGCGTGCAGTGGTCAAGGGGTGAATGTGATTGAGATGAATTTCTTGCCGGATGTTTATGTGCAATGTGAGGTGTGCAAGGGGGCAAGATACAACCGCGAAACCCTTCAGGTGAAATTTAAGGGTTATTCCATTTCGGATGTGTTGAATATGACGGTGGAAGAGGCGTTGGGCGTGTTTGAAAATATCACAACGGCGGCAAATCGACTACAAACCCTGGTTGATGTGGGCTTGGGTTATATTCGCTTGGGGCAACCGGCACCAACCCTCTCCGGTGGGGAAGCACAACGGGTAAAACTGGCTTCGGAACTGTCGCGACGGGCGACGGGCAAAACCCTTTATTTGATTGACGAACCGACCACAGGACTGTCTTTCTATGATGTGCATCATCTATTAAATGTGTTGCAACGGCTTGTTGACAAAGGAAATTCTGTCCTCGTCATTGAGCATAATTTGGATGTGATTCGCTGTAGTGATTGGCTAATCGATCTAGGGCCAGAGGGTGGCGATCGCGGCGGAGAGATTATTGCAACGGGCACACCTGAAGATTTGATTAAGGTCAAAGAATCCTACACAGGTAAATTCCTCAAACCGCTATTAACGAAGAAATAA
- a CDS encoding fasciclin domain-containing protein, translating into MRFTKTLALSLALGSTLGFSTVAQAGDYGSYGDKTKPMTEAEAPAPAAAMTAPTIVDIAASNDAFSTLVAAVSAADLVETLSGEGPFTVFAPTNDAFAALPDGVLESLLLPENKDLLTQILTYHVVSGNVMSSDLSAGAVTTVEGSDVMISLDDGVKVNNANVVMADIPASNGVVHVIDAVILPPELLAATETPSENL; encoded by the coding sequence ATGCGTTTTACAAAAACCCTCGCCCTCAGTCTGGCCCTTGGTAGCACCCTTGGCTTCAGTACCGTTGCCCAAGCAGGGGACTATGGTAGCTACGGTGACAAAACCAAACCCATGACCGAAGCTGAAGCGCCCGCACCCGCGGCGGCAATGACAGCACCGACCATTGTGGACATTGCTGCTAGCAACGATGCTTTTTCGACCCTCGTGGCAGCAGTTTCTGCGGCTGACCTCGTCGAGACCCTTTCTGGTGAAGGCCCTTTCACCGTTTTTGCCCCCACCAATGATGCCTTTGCCGCCCTTCCCGATGGTGTGCTCGAAAGCCTTTTACTTCCGGAGAACAAAGATCTCCTCACCCAGATTTTGACCTACCATGTGGTCAGCGGTAATGTCATGTCTAGCGATCTCAGTGCTGGGGCTGTAACCACCGTTGAAGGTAGTGATGTGATGATCTCCCTCGATGATGGCGTGAAAGTCAACAATGCGAATGTTGTGATGGCCGATATCCCTGCCAGTAATGGCGTTGTCCATGTGATCGATGCTGTGATTTTGCCCCCTGAGTTGTTGGCCGCCACAGAAACACCCAGTGAAAATCTCTAG
- a CDS encoding CapA family protein, producing the protein MAQFPLSPASLRRWLPWGLGGLTIIASLGILGFRHYQRQQVSFSSTSVVISNSTLTTITTDAAKATLPAPQTKTTVITLKAVGDMAPGTRYSKTPQVEQKMQMFAGVEGQLGWSDLLIGNLETTLTNHPYAAKDISRPNVFAFRTAPSYVNLLKDAGFQALSIANNHTFDYGPTGFQDTQATLTDTGIAPIGVKNQIHYHQHKDLTVALIGFSTYQYHNTVQDLNAAVALVKEADAKADIIVISVHAGAEGTGANRVRPGTEWFFGENRGDLHKFSRTLIDAGADLIVGHGPHVLRAVELYQGRLIAYSLGNFVADGALSVASTLAESVVLEVSMSSEGRFLKGKLHPVRLNGQGFPFYDATGTAIKRMQQLTQRDFPETPLTIQADGQLLPKTL; encoded by the coding sequence ATGGCACAGTTTCCTTTATCTCCTGCATCCCTGCGCCGTTGGTTGCCCTGGGGTTTAGGTGGCCTGACGATCATCGCTTCCCTTGGCATTCTGGGGTTCCGTCATTATCAACGACAACAAGTTTCTTTTAGCAGCACTTCCGTCGTCATCAGCAACAGCACCCTCACCACGATCACCACCGATGCGGCCAAGGCAACGCTTCCTGCGCCTCAAACAAAAACGACTGTGATCACCCTCAAGGCCGTTGGAGATATGGCCCCAGGGACTCGTTACTCGAAAACCCCCCAAGTCGAACAAAAAATGCAAATGTTCGCCGGAGTCGAAGGCCAGCTCGGTTGGAGTGACCTCCTCATCGGCAACCTAGAAACCACCCTCACCAATCATCCCTACGCCGCCAAAGATATTAGTCGGCCCAATGTCTTTGCTTTTCGGACAGCGCCCAGCTACGTCAATCTCCTCAAGGATGCCGGGTTCCAAGCCCTCAGCATCGCCAACAACCACACCTTCGACTACGGCCCAACAGGCTTTCAAGATACCCAAGCGACCCTCACGGACACTGGCATTGCTCCCATTGGCGTTAAAAATCAAATCCATTACCACCAACACAAAGACCTTACCGTTGCCCTCATCGGTTTTAGTACCTACCAGTATCACAACACGGTTCAAGACCTGAATGCCGCCGTCGCCCTGGTCAAGGAAGCCGACGCCAAAGCCGACATTATCGTGATCTCTGTCCATGCTGGTGCCGAGGGTACTGGGGCAAATCGCGTCCGGCCTGGTACCGAATGGTTTTTTGGCGAGAACCGTGGCGACCTCCATAAATTTTCCCGGACGCTGATTGATGCCGGAGCCGATCTAATCGTTGGCCATGGCCCCCATGTACTCCGGGCTGTGGAACTTTACCAAGGTCGTTTGATCGCCTATTCCCTCGGTAATTTCGTTGCCGATGGTGCTCTGTCGGTGGCCAGTACCCTTGCCGAAAGCGTTGTTTTAGAGGTTTCGATGAGTAGTGAGGGGCGTTTTTTGAAGGGAAAACTCCATCCTGTGCGCCTCAACGGCCAAGGATTTCCGTTTTACGATGCTACGGGAACGGCGATTAAGCGGATGCAACAATTGACCCAACGGGACTTTCCGGAGACGCCTTTAACGATTCAAGCAGATGGTCAGCTTTTACCGAAAACCCTGTAG
- a CDS encoding aldo/keto reductase, protein MKTRQLGKSSVQITPIILGTWQAGKRNWVNIDDQEIVAGIRAAVDAGIATIDTAEIYGDGDSERRVAEAITPQRDQVTLLTKVFANHLHHDQVITACENSLKRLQTDYIDLYQIHWPAGTWNSDLVPIGETMTALNQLKEQGKIRAIGVSNFSLAQLQEAMEHGQIDSIQPPYSLFWRAIEREIQPFCAAQQISILAYSSLAQGLLTGKFGPDHQFAAGDHRSHNRLYADPENYQRVQAALELLKPIATTKNCTLAQLAIAWLIRQPQTNAIVGARNAQQAIANAQAIDVELTAEDLDAIDHIGRTVTDPLDENPLLWNW, encoded by the coding sequence ATGAAAACAAGACAACTAGGCAAAAGTTCCGTCCAAATTACCCCGATTATTCTCGGCACATGGCAAGCGGGAAAGCGCAATTGGGTAAATATTGACGACCAAGAAATTGTTGCTGGGATCCGTGCCGCCGTAGATGCAGGTATTGCGACCATCGATACCGCTGAAATTTATGGCGATGGGGATTCAGAACGTCGGGTCGCCGAGGCGATCACCCCCCAACGGGATCAAGTGACTTTACTGACCAAAGTTTTTGCAAATCATCTCCACCATGACCAGGTGATCACCGCCTGCGAAAATTCCCTCAAAAGACTCCAAACAGACTATATCGATCTGTATCAAATCCACTGGCCAGCGGGCACTTGGAATTCTGACCTAGTTCCCATTGGCGAAACCATGACCGCCCTGAATCAATTAAAAGAACAGGGCAAAATTCGCGCCATTGGGGTGTCTAATTTTTCCCTCGCACAGCTCCAGGAAGCCATGGAACACGGCCAAATCGATAGTATTCAACCGCCCTACTCTCTGTTCTGGCGAGCCATTGAACGGGAAATTCAACCGTTTTGTGCGGCCCAGCAGATTTCGATCCTCGCCTACTCTTCCTTAGCTCAGGGGCTGCTCACGGGGAAATTTGGCCCTGATCACCAGTTTGCAGCCGGAGATCACCGCTCCCACAACCGTCTGTACGCTGACCCAGAAAATTACCAGCGGGTACAAGCAGCCCTAGAACTCCTGAAACCGATCGCCACGACGAAAAATTGCACCTTAGCCCAACTGGCGATCGCCTGGCTGATTCGGCAGCCCCAAACCAATGCCATTGTCGGGGCGCGCAATGCCCAACAGGCGATCGCCAATGCCCAGGCCATCGATGTCGAGTTAACGGCTGAAGATCTCGACGCCATTGACCATATTGGTCGAACCGTGACTGATCCTTTAGACGAAAATCCGCTCCTGTGGAATTGGTAA
- a CDS encoding sigma 54-interacting transcriptional regulator has protein sequence MTIQERLIWLQERTSLGCLSMETLGAIAAALQRQTLPPQQALSEIGQAPQGLYILISGEVVCHNAEAAPETNSLTRGSTVNLRSLLLNEAAQEAIATVTETEVWFMPRQQWQDIIQNYPEITQAFSQDLAQELAEVAQALQQEQQQQEILRPYLVTKAKRGVVGKSRYAKRLRQQIREAGTHDRSIYIFGEPGLEKDNLAALIHYGSPRRRQPIIKIDCSILQKSGAELFGRTDGKKGLLEWLGKGTLILNKIEELPPELIDKVATLIETQTYTPISRPGDPEPVPQQTAAKLVAIAERQLPAVARHFSETIKVPPLRVRKADLAAQVEYYTSLFCRAKGLDKPTLTPEALRRLQSYDFPNNIRELQNLVERAIVQSDQGSMLTEEIFWSAQGKQKRFRLNLLNAYPTFRRFLRSPWWPDRINYGFTAIAFPLIIAVLFLAPQTRDQNFALNFFWAWWWPLVLLAFPFVGRLWCAVCPFMIYGEITQKITTELLKRDLKPWPRQQAEKWGGWFLFGLFALIFLWEELWDLQNTAYLSAWLLIIITAGAMICSAIFERRFWCRYLCPIGGMNGLFAKLSMTELRAQQGTCSAECSTYQCYKGGPQKGEGLETAGCPLYSHPAQLEDNRDCVLCMTCLKACPHRSVAVNLRPPAIELWTTHQPRAYEVALLLLLLGGIFLHRLPEINQVLGLNVDLSQFWPHLGLAIAALGIPAGLVLLTGAAVQFLNSPPKAKPFLQLAYGYLPLVLGGSLAHYLRLGLGEAGQILPVTMATFGLQGSTLPIVVAHPAVIAFLQGSTLIFGTLCTFVLTKKISKQAWRSLLPQYLTSLGLTWAMAQIIVGL, from the coding sequence ATGACCATCCAGGAACGTTTGATTTGGTTACAGGAGCGCACCAGCCTCGGTTGTTTATCGATGGAAACCCTGGGGGCGATCGCCGCAGCACTCCAAAGGCAAACCCTCCCTCCCCAACAGGCCCTCAGCGAGATCGGCCAAGCGCCCCAAGGTTTATACATTTTGATTTCCGGGGAAGTGGTCTGTCACAATGCCGAGGCTGCACCGGAGACCAACTCCTTAACCAGAGGCAGTACCGTTAACCTGCGCTCCTTACTGCTGAATGAAGCTGCCCAAGAGGCGATCGCCACCGTCACCGAAACAGAAGTGTGGTTTATGCCGCGCCAACAGTGGCAAGACATAATTCAAAACTATCCTGAAATTACCCAGGCCTTTTCCCAGGATCTCGCCCAGGAACTCGCAGAAGTCGCCCAAGCCCTCCAACAGGAACAGCAACAGCAGGAAATTTTGCGCCCCTACCTCGTCACCAAAGCAAAACGGGGCGTTGTGGGGAAAAGTCGCTATGCTAAACGCCTGCGGCAACAAATTCGTGAGGCGGGCACCCATGATCGATCCATTTATATTTTTGGAGAGCCGGGCTTAGAAAAAGATAATTTAGCCGCCTTGATTCACTATGGTTCACCCCGGCGGCGCCAGCCAATTATTAAGATCGATTGCAGCATTCTCCAAAAAAGTGGCGCTGAACTCTTTGGCCGCACCGATGGCAAAAAAGGTCTCCTGGAATGGCTAGGGAAAGGCACCCTAATCCTCAACAAGATTGAAGAACTACCCCCGGAATTGATCGATAAAGTCGCCACTTTAATCGAAACCCAGACCTATACCCCCATCAGTCGTCCCGGTGATCCAGAACCTGTCCCCCAACAAACTGCGGCAAAATTGGTGGCGATCGCCGAACGACAACTCCCTGCCGTGGCCCGCCATTTTTCCGAAACGATCAAGGTGCCACCGCTGCGGGTCCGCAAAGCAGATCTAGCGGCCCAGGTGGAATATTACACCAGCTTATTTTGCCGGGCGAAGGGCCTCGATAAACCGACCCTTACCCCCGAAGCTCTCCGTCGTCTCCAGTCCTACGACTTCCCGAACAATATCCGCGAGTTGCAAAACCTGGTGGAACGGGCCATTGTCCAATCGGATCAGGGGTCAATGCTCACCGAAGAAATTTTTTGGTCAGCCCAGGGGAAACAAAAACGATTTCGCCTCAATTTACTCAATGCCTACCCTACCTTCCGGCGTTTTCTCCGGAGCCCTTGGTGGCCCGACCGCATTAACTATGGTTTTACGGCGATCGCCTTTCCGTTAATTATTGCCGTTCTCTTTCTCGCCCCCCAAACCCGTGACCAAAACTTTGCCTTAAATTTCTTTTGGGCTTGGTGGTGGCCCCTGGTGCTCCTGGCGTTTCCCTTTGTCGGTCGTCTCTGGTGTGCCGTTTGTCCGTTTATGATCTACGGGGAAATCACCCAAAAAATTACCACCGAACTCCTGAAGCGAGACCTCAAACCCTGGCCCCGTCAGCAGGCCGAAAAATGGGGCGGTTGGTTTCTCTTTGGCCTTTTTGCCTTAATCTTTCTTTGGGAAGAACTGTGGGATTTACAAAATACCGCTTATCTCTCCGCTTGGTTACTGATTATCATTACCGCCGGGGCGATGATCTGTTCGGCGATCTTTGAACGGCGGTTTTGGTGTCGCTATCTTTGTCCCATCGGCGGCATGAATGGCCTCTTTGCAAAACTCTCGATGACAGAACTACGGGCGCAACAGGGCACTTGTTCGGCAGAATGTAGCACCTATCAATGTTACAAAGGTGGTCCCCAAAAGGGTGAAGGCTTAGAAACGGCGGGCTGCCCCCTATACTCCCACCCGGCCCAACTCGAAGACAACCGCGATTGTGTACTCTGTATGACTTGTCTCAAGGCTTGCCCCCATCGGTCGGTGGCGGTCAACTTGCGGCCCCCAGCCATTGAACTCTGGACAACCCACCAACCCCGCGCCTATGAAGTGGCTCTTTTACTGTTACTGCTGGGGGGCATTTTTCTTCATCGGCTGCCGGAAATTAATCAAGTCCTGGGTTTAAATGTAGACCTCAGTCAATTTTGGCCCCACCTGGGGTTGGCGATCGCCGCCTTGGGAATTCCCGCTGGCTTGGTACTCCTCACGGGGGCAGCGGTGCAATTTTTAAATTCACCCCCCAAAGCAAAACCCTTTTTACAACTGGCCTATGGCTATCTGCCCTTGGTTTTGGGAGGCAGCCTTGCCCATTATCTCCGTCTCGGTTTAGGGGAAGCCGGCCAAATTTTACCCGTCACCATGGCCACCTTCGGTCTCCAGGGCAGTACCTTACCGATTGTTGTCGCTCACCCTGCCGTCATTGCCTTTCTCCAAGGTTCTACCCTGATCTTCGGGACGCTCTGCACCTTTGTGCTCACGAAAAAGATTAGTAAACAAGCCTGGCGATCGCTGTTGCCCCAGTACCTGACAAGTCTCGGTCTCACCTGGGCTATGGCTCAGATTATTGTCGGTTTGTAA
- a CDS encoding chlorophyll a/b-binding protein, with the protein MATGYTSNEFGQLNSFAIEPEVYVDAEHTAGWTSYAEKLNGRLAMIGFVALIATELIGGDTLINLLFQL; encoded by the coding sequence ATGGCTACTGGTTATACTTCCAACGAATTCGGTCAACTCAACAGCTTTGCAATCGAGCCTGAAGTTTACGTTGATGCAGAGCACACCGCCGGCTGGACAAGCTACGCCGAGAAGTTAAATGGCCGCCTGGCAATGATTGGCTTTGTGGCGCTCATCGCAACGGAATTGATTGGTGGCGACACCCTCATCAATCTCCTGTTCCAACTCTAA
- a CDS encoding electron transporter, translated as MFGSLVILVRKVMGTARFNKTRGKVIGLHCKTISNFCNAVGLDAKTRQSLIRLAKSNGHRLGFMA; from the coding sequence ATGTTTGGTTCCCTGGTTATCTTGGTTCGCAAAGTAATGGGTACAGCCCGCTTTAACAAAACCCGTGGCAAGGTCATCGGTCTTCATTGCAAGACGATCTCCAACTTCTGCAACGCCGTGGGCCTCGATGCAAAAACTCGACAAAGTCTGATTCGCCTCGCGAAATCCAATGGCCACCGCCTAGGTTTCATGGCCTAA
- a CDS encoding DUF1176 domain-containing protein produces the protein MQKFYYYTLPATAFVFSAIAAYQFFGKRTTASIQPPAPQPGFGAVLEQTPTEPEASLPTPQPEITPPISVAIARPVTGSEKASIFQRVVDQQASLGLCLDNDNLAANLDDAAIYQQGEDRYLVSVLCFMAAYQGAYEFVYVDGETITHSRLALAGFPSFDPETSVLSNGYKFNGAGTCLEDSKYYWDGYSLRLVSASLIDGVPNGCADLGVRSPSADYLITSEGVGPARLGMTFRELKAQLPAAATFEVVPLGVDLPTGWQVNLYGAAQFVVAFDGDSGENLPGDQEKISWIMVDNPSYRTAAGVGPGTLLAEAIAAYGPATLSYSTENESRELIQFADSPFNDDQKSRLFFRSNQWTLSDYAGIYPDRQVSYQTTTQYADHAAIGSIWLTQD, from the coding sequence ATGCAAAAATTTTACTATTACACTCTCCCTGCCACGGCCTTTGTTTTCAGTGCGATCGCCGCCTATCAGTTTTTCGGGAAGCGCACCACCGCCAGTATTCAGCCCCCCGCTCCCCAACCGGGCTTCGGTGCTGTTTTAGAACAGACTCCCACTGAACCTGAGGCGAGTCTTCCCACCCCGCAACCGGAGATCACGCCGCCGATCTCAGTGGCGATCGCCCGCCCGGTGACTGGATCGGAAAAAGCCAGTATTTTTCAGCGGGTCGTGGATCAGCAAGCCAGCCTCGGCCTCTGCCTGGACAACGATAATTTGGCCGCCAATCTCGATGATGCGGCGATTTATCAACAGGGCGAGGATCGATATCTGGTAAGTGTGCTGTGCTTTATGGCGGCCTACCAGGGAGCTTATGAATTTGTTTACGTTGACGGTGAAACCATTACCCATTCGCGTTTAGCCCTCGCTGGCTTTCCCTCCTTTGACCCAGAAACCAGCGTTCTCAGCAATGGCTATAAATTTAACGGGGCAGGGACTTGCCTAGAAGACTCTAAATATTATTGGGATGGCTATAGTCTGCGGCTTGTCTCTGCCAGTTTGATCGATGGTGTCCCCAATGGCTGTGCGGATCTCGGCGTGCGATCGCCCAGTGCAGACTATCTAATTACCAGCGAAGGGGTTGGGCCAGCTCGTCTGGGAATGACTTTTAGGGAACTCAAAGCCCAACTGCCCGCTGCGGCCACCTTTGAGGTTGTGCCTTTGGGGGTCGATCTGCCCACCGGCTGGCAAGTGAATCTCTACGGTGCGGCGCAGTTTGTGGTGGCCTTTGATGGGGACAGCGGTGAAAATCTCCCCGGCGATCAAGAAAAAATTAGCTGGATTATGGTGGACAATCCCAGCTACCGTACCGCTGCCGGGGTTGGCCCTGGTACTCTTCTGGCTGAGGCGATCGCCGCATATGGCCCCGCGACCCTCAGCTACAGCACAGAAAACGAAAGTCGAGAATTGATTCAATTTGCCGATTCCCCCTTCAATGACGATCAAAAATCCCGGCTCTTCTTTCGCTCTAATCAATGGACCCTAAGCGATTACGCTGGTATTTACCCCGATCGCCAAGTCAGTTATCAAACAACCACCCAATACGCAGACCATGCCGCCATCGGCTCCATTTGGCTGACCCAAGATTGA